One segment of Rosa chinensis cultivar Old Blush chromosome 6, RchiOBHm-V2, whole genome shotgun sequence DNA contains the following:
- the LOC112173196 gene encoding cysteine-rich repeat secretory protein 55 — protein sequence MKIMGQICILILLVLGICSIEAADPMADFCNKDTNISKSSQISANIDALLAELVSKTDSTGYFATSYGKGQAQVYGLAQCRGDVVGSKDCSSCIQDAAKEIRQRCPDQAAATIWYDFCFLRYSNKSFIGEVDTSYGIIFYNVQNVTDPEKFVKELGALVDNIKAQAVVPKNLGFGKGETKLSPLTTLYAFGQCTRDLAKLDCSQCLAIAVGNYETIGGNRRGCRVLYGSCYVRYELYPIFYPVGSNSSMNVVADETKMTLVNP from the coding sequence ATGAAGATTATGGGGCAGATTTGTATTCTTATCCTACTAGTTCTAGGCATTTGCAGCATAGAAGCTGCAGATCCTATGGCAGATTTCTGCAACAAAGACACGAATATAAGTAAAAGTAGTCAAATCTCAGCAAATATTGATGCTCTCCTGGCTGAGTTGGTTTCCAAAACTGACTCAACTGGCTATTTTGCTACTTCCTATGGCAAAGGCCAAGCTCAAGTCTATGGCTTGGCTCAATGCAGAGGTGATGTTGTGGGAAGCAAAGACTGCTCAAGTTGTATTCAAGATGCTGCAAAAGAAATCCGCCAGCGTTGTCCAGACCAAGCAGCTGCAACGATTTGGTATGACTTTTGCTTCTTGAGGTACAGCAACAAGAGTTTCATTGGAGAAGTTGATACGTCTTATGGTATAATCTTCTATAATGTTCAGAATGTGACTGACCCTGAGAAGTTTGTCAAAGAACTAGGAGCTCTGGTGGATAATATTAAAGCACAAGCTGTGGTGCCAAAGAATCTGGGATTTGGGAAAGGTGAGACCAAGCTGTCACCATTGACGACGCTCTACGCCTTTGGGCAATGCACAAGGGACTTAGCTAAGCTAGATTGTTCTCAGTGCTTGGCCATTGCAGTGGGAAACTATGAAACCATTGGTGGCAATCGAAGGGGATGTCGAGTTCTGTATGGTAGTTGCTATGTCAGATATGAGCTCTATCCAATTTTCTACCCTGTTGGTTCCAACAGTAGTATGAATGTTGTGGCTGATGAGACTAAAATGACTCTAGTTAATCCATAG
- the LOC112173198 gene encoding ras-related protein RABA5b, whose protein sequence is MADDEAGGEEYLFKVVLIGDSAVGKSNLLSRFARNEFDQNSKATIGVEFQTQAVEIDGKEVKAQIWDTAGQERFRAVTSAYYRGAVGALVVYDISRKTTFESVERWLNELTMHCDTAVAKMLVGNKCDLEDIRDVSIEDGKSLAEEKGLFFMETSALDATNVQEAFEVVIREIYNNVSRKVLNSDSYKAELSVNRVTLVKNGADSTKYRCCSG, encoded by the exons ATGGCGGACGACGAAGCCGGAGGCGAGGAGTACTTGTTCAAGGTGGTCCTCATCGGCGACTCCGCCGTCGGCAAGTCCAACCTGCTGTCTCGGTTCGCTAGGAACGAGTTCGATCAAAACTCCAAGGCCACAATTGGGGTCGAGTTTCAGACCCAGGCTGTGGAAATCGACGGCAAAGAGGTCAAAGCCCAGATCTGGGACACGGCGGGACAAGAGCGCTTCCGGGCTGTGACGTCTGCTTACTACAGAGGCGCGGTGGGCGCGCTTGTGGTGTATGATATCAGTAGGAAGACTACTTTTGAGAGTGTGGAGCGCTGGCTTAATGAGCTTACCA TGCATTGTGATACTGCGGTGGCAAAGATGTTGGTAGGGAATAAGTGTGATTTGGAGGATATTAGAGATGTGTCCATTGAAGACGGTAAAAGCCTTGCAGAAGAAAAGGGACTATTCTTCATGGAGACTTCTGCACTTGATGCTACAAATGTTCAAGAGGCCTTTGAGGTTGTTATCCGGGAGATTTACAACAATGTCAGCAGGAAAGTCCTAAATTCTGATTCTTACAAGGCTGAGCTGTCTGTTAACCGAGTAACCCTGGTGAAAAATGGGGCAGATTCGACGAAATATCGGTGTTGTAGCGGATGA
- the LOC112173197 gene encoding uncharacterized protein LOC112173197: protein MESLQSRVESWLRDWEKRAKLWKVSWGPLQWRMRWPWILNDGDREQRKRIHEEYERRRKQLHDLCAAVKADSVSDLQDIFCCMVLSECVYKRPASDLVRAVNKFKADFGGQIVALERVQPSSDHVPHSYLLAEAGDTLFASFIGTKQYKDVMTDANILQGAIFHEDPVEDTDGTNPPGSCKGNGENSFNPLESKTKQVNNKAKPAAHRGFLARAKGIPALELYRLAQKKKRNLVLCGHSLGGAVAVLATLAILRVVAASSSSKENGTVRVKCITFSQPPVGNAALRDYVNREGWEHYFKSYCIPEDLVPRILSPAYFHHYNAQPLSMPAGNETTKKSMLRSEEAVGKCKVNDGEQLVLGLGPVQSSMWRLSRLVPLEGVRRQFNKYRGRKVASVETSSQSDSVATTIVDDDIVEPESLEIQEGSDGISLKPISDIDKDMPDVASNGNLASKSTTSSGDDRRWRRVPSLPSYIPFGELYLLEDSSVKSLSDAEYSKLTTSVKSVIAELRERFQSHSMKSYRSRFQRIYDLCMRDDTSLFSGIEQQQFPHLQQWLGLAVAGNVELGHIVESPVIRTATSVAPLGWNGIPGEKNGDPLKVDITGFGLHLCTLVHAQVNGNWCSTTVESFPSTPTYSSDYGEKPELQKMRVLIGAPLRQPPKHQMVADSLLHVFPSIDPNTTTLNREHISGPFIEEKSIRPEGLSDFSIFCTSDFTTVSKEVHVRTRRVRLLGLEGAGKTSLFKAILSQGRITNIPNIENLLPEADVQEGISGGLCFCDSAGINLQELNLESTRLRDELWTGIRDLSRKTDLIVLVHNLSHRIPRCNDSNGSQQKPAISLLLDEAKSVGIPWVLAITNKFSVSAHQQKASIDAVVQSYQASPNTTGVINSCPYVMPSAASIWGASVEDADGRSGAQKLLFAPINFVKRPFQKKEIVLPVEGVNSLRQIVHHVLRSREEESLQELARDRLLVELSRDRALAMNASRDSKAKENSLSAATVGASLGAGLGIVLAVVMGAASALRKP from the exons ATGGAATCGCTACAAAGCCGAGTGGAGTCATGGCTGAGGGATTGGGAGAAGCGAGCCAAGCTCTGGAAGGTGTCCTGGGGCCCACTCCAGTGGAGGATGAGGTGGCCTTGGATTCTCAACGACGGCGACAGGGAGCAGCGGAAGAGGATCCACGAGGAGTACGAGCGTCGCCGGAAGCAGCTCCACGATCTCTGCGCCGCCGTCAAGGCTGACTCCGTCTCCGACTTGCAGGACATTTTCTGCTGCATGGTGCTCTCAGAGTGCGTGTATAAG AGACCTGCTTCGGACTTGGTTCGCGCGGTGAACAAATTCAAGGCTGACTTTGGAGGACAGATTGTTGCGCTGGAGCGTGTGCAGCCTTCTTCTGATCACGTTCCTCACAG TTACTTGTTGGCGGAAGCAGGTGATACATTGTTTGCTTCCTTCATTGGAACTAAGCAGTACAA GGATGTGATGACCGATGCAAACATACTGCAAGGTGCTATATTTCATGAGGATCCTGTGGAGGATACTGATGGGACTAATCCACCTGGAAGTTGTAAGGGAAATGGGGAGAATTCGTTTAATCCGCTTGAATCAAAAACGAAGCAAGTAAATAATAAAGCTAAACCTGCTGCTCATCGG GGGTTCTTGGCTCGTGCTAAAGGTATACCTGCTCTGGAGTTGTACAGGCTTGCTCAAAAGAAAAAACGAAACCTTGTATTGTGTGGACACTCACTTGGTGGAGCA GTAGCAGTATTAGCTACCCTTGCTATTTTGAGGGTTGttgctgcttcttcttcatctaagGAGAACGGAACTGTTCGAGTCAAATGTATTACATTTTCCCAGCCCCCTGTTGGCAATGCCGCTTTAAGAGA TTATGTTAATAGAGAGGGGTGGGAGCATTACTTCAAAAGTTACTGCATTCCAGAAGATCTGGTGCCCCGCATCTTGTCTCCTGCCTATTTTCACCATTATAATGCACAACCTCTTTCAATGCCTGCTGGAAATGAAACTACTAAGAAATCCATGTTAAGAAGTGAGGAAGCAGTAGGAAAATGTAAAGTGAATGATGGGGAGCAGTTGGTTCTGGGTTTGGGACCTGTACAGAGTTCTATGTGGAGACTTTCAAGACTTGTTCCTTTAGAAGGTGTAAGAAGACAGTTTAATAAATACAGAGGAAGGAAAGTTGCATCTGTCGAAACATCTTCTCAGTCGGATTCTGTTGCAACAACTATAGTAGATGATGACATAGTTGAACCAGAGTCTCTAGAAATCCAAGAGGGTTCTGATGGTATATCTCTTAAGCCCATCTCTGACATTGATAAAGACATGCCAGATGTGGCGTCAAATGGAAACTTAGCTAGTAAAAGCACCACTAGTAGCGGGGATGACAGGAGATGGCGTAGAGTGCCCTCTTTACCTTCATACATACCATTTGGAGAG CTTTATCTCTTGGAAGATTCATCAGTGAAGTCACTATCAGATGCAGAGTACTCAAAGTTGACGACATCG GTCAAATCTGTGATTGCGGAACTGAGGGAAAGATTTCAGTCACATTCAATGAAATCATATAGGTCTCGATTCCAGAG AATCTATGACCTTTGCATGAGAGATGATACCTCACTTTTTTCGGGAATAGAGCAACAACAGTTTCCGCATCTACAACAATGGCTTGGTCTTGCAGTTGCAGGAAATGTGGAGCTTGGGCATATTGTTGAGTCTCCAGTGATTCGGACAGCTACTTCAGTTGCTCCTCTTGGATGGAATGGCATACCTGGTGAGAAAAATGGAGATCCACTAAAAGTGGATATCACTGGTTTTGGATTGCATCTTTGTACGCTTGTTCACGCCCAAGTGAATGGTAACTG GTGTTCAACTACTGTAGAATCCTTTCCTTCAACCCCAACTTACTCTTCAGATTATGGAGAGAAGCCAGAACTACAAAAAATGCGAGTGTTAATTGGAGCTCCTTTGAGACAGCCACCTAAGCATCAAATGGTAGCAGATTCTTTGTTGCATGTGTTTCCTTCTATTGATCCCAACACAACTACTCTTAATAGGGAGCACATATCAGGACCATTTATTGAAGAAAAGTCCATCCGTCCTGAAGGTTTAAGCGACTTTTCCATATTTTGTACCAGTGATTTTACCACAGTTTCTAAAGAGGTTCATGTGAGAACCCGTAGGGTGCGGTTACTTGGCCTTGAG GGTGCCGGTAAGACTTCTCTTTTCAAGGCAATATTATCTCAAGGCAGGATAACCAACATTCCCAACATTGAAAATCTGCTTCCAGAGGCTGATGTCCAAGAAGGTATTTCTGGTGGCTTGTGCTTCTGCGATTCAGCAGGGATAAATTTGCAG GAGCTGAATTTGGAGTCCACTCGTCTCAGAGATGAACTCTGGACAGGAATTCGTGATCTTAGTCGAAAGACAGACTTGATTGTTCTTGTTCATAATCTGTCTCATAGAATACCTCGCTGTAATGACTCAAATGGATCACAGCAAAAGCCGGCCATTTCACTTCTATTGGATGAGGCAAAATCTGTTGGAATTCCTTGGGTTCTTGCTATTACAAATAAATTTTCTGTCAGTGCTCATCAACAGAAAGCATCGATTGATGCTGTTGTCCAGTCCTATCAAGCATCTCCAAATACCACTGGAGTTATCAATTCCTGTCCGTATGTGATGCCCAGTGCTGCAAGTATATGGGGTGCAAGCGTTGAAGATGCCGATGGGAGGTCAGGTGCACAAAAGCTTCTCTTTGCTCCCATCAATTTTGTTAAAAGGCCTTTtcagaagaaagaaattgtACTCCCAGTCGAGGGTGTCAATTCTCTTCGTCAAATAGTTCATCACGTGCTTCGTAGCCGTGAGGAAGAATCCTTACAG GAACTTGCGAGAGACAGGCTTTTGGTTGAATTATCACGAGATCGTGCATTGGCTATGAATGCAAGTCGTGATTCTAAAGCCAAGGAAAATTCACTTTCAGCTGCAACTGTAGGAGCTTCCCTTGGAGCTGGTCTTGGCATTGTTTTAGCTGTTGTCATGGGAGCAGCGTCTGCCTTGAGGAAGCCTTAG
- the LOC112172902 gene encoding rust resistance kinase Lr10 — protein sequence MQQIFISSFCLFSLIMTFFKVTVACTEFSCGYNGLAIHLPFRRGDDEHRIVLGKFLVKHIDYIRQEIQLSTPDCLLLTSLDNSYMDLPSSPFYADETVNLTLFRCPVQRVVDNARLVPCLGNYAAYAVESFTSPGDYPALESCTKMYDLSLLHGNDYTASSEPRLRWYKPNCSECKAMGNKCRLKNNGIQSEIECVHPRKPSATPKLVASGSTLGSFLILLLAFKAYRFYTWDRNEKEHQLKVEKFLEDYKTLKPSRYSYADIKRITNEFRDMLGEGAYGTVFKGNLSTEFFVAVKVLNNSKGNGEEFINEVGAMGRIHHVNVVRLVGFCADGFKRALVYEYFPNGSLQDFISSADNKNNFLGWDKLQNISLGIAKGIEYLHEGCDQRILHFDIKPRNVLLDQNFTPKISDFGLAKLCSKDQSIVSMTTARGTMGYIAPEVFSRNFGNVSYKSDVYGFGMLLLEIVGGRKNIGPTMDDNASDVYYPEWIYNLLEEGEDLRVRIGEEGSGAGIAKQLAIVGLWCIQWHPVDRPSMKVVVQMLEGRENLTMPPNPFGSTNSTRTNASLPALRRLNLELDAIVELELDA from the exons ATGCAGCAAATATTCATATCTTCCTTTTGcttattctcattaataatgACTTTCTTCAAAGTAACTGTAGCGTGTACAGAATTCAGCTGTGGGTATAATGGCCTGGCTATTCATCTCCCATTCCGCAGGGGAGATGATGAGCACCGAATTGTTCTAGGAAAATTCCTTGTCAAACACATAGATTATATCCGTCAGGAAATCCAACTAAGTACCCCAGACTGCCTTCTACTAACTTCTTTAGACAACTCCTACATGGACTTGCCAAGCTCTCCGTTCTACGCAGACGAAACTGTTAACCTTACCCTATTCCGTTGTCCTGTTCAAAGAGTTGTAGATAATGCAAGACTAGTCCCCTGCCTTGGTAACTACGCAGCTTATGCCGTTGAATCTTTCACATCCCCTGGGGATTACCCTGCCCTAGAGTCGTGTACAAAGATGTATGATTTATCACTTCTACACGGCAATGACTACACAGCTTCCTCAGAGCCTCGTCTTAGATGGTATAAACCAAACTGTTCAGAGTGCAAAGCAATGGGAAACAAGTGTAGATTGAAGAACAATGGCATTCAAAGTGAAATTGAATGCGTTCACCCCAGGAAACCAA GTGCAACACCGAAATTAGTCGCATCAG GTTCGACTCTGGGTTCATTTCTTATCCTACTGCTGGCGTTTAAAGCCTATCGTTTCTATACATGGGATAGAAATGAAAAGGAACATCAATTGAAAGTTGAAAAGTTTCTAGAGGATTACAAAACTTTGAAACCAAGTAGATATTCTTATGCAGATATTAAGAGAATTACAAATGAATTCAGGGACATGTTGGGTGAAGGAGCCTATGGAACTGTCTTTAAAGGAAATCTTTCCACTGAATTTTTTGTGGCTGTCAAAGTCCTCAACAATTCTaaaggaaatggagaagaattcatcaatgaagtTGGAGCAATGGGTCGTATCCACCATGTTAACGTGGTTCGCTTGGTTGGCTTTTGCGCCGATGGGTTTAAAAGAGCTCTTGTTTATGAGTACTTCCCCAATGGTTCCCTACAAGATTTCATTTCATCAGCAGATAACAAGAACAATTTTCTTGGTTGGGATAAGCTGCAAAATATTTCTCTGGGAATAGCCAAAGGAATTGAATATCTCCATGAAGGATGCGATCAAAGAATCCTCCATTTTGATATCAAACCTCGTAATGTTTTGTTAGACCAGAACTTCACTcccaaaatttctgattttggtcTGGCCAAGTTATGTTCTAAGGATCAAAGTATTGTGTCAATGACTACAGCTAGGGGCACAATGGGCTACATTGCACCTGAAGTATTTTCGAGGAATTTTGGAAATGTGTCTTACAAGTCAGATGTCTATGGTTTCGGAATGTTGTTGTTGGAGATCGTAGGAGGGAGGAAGAATATTGGTCCAACCATGGACGACAACGCTAGTGATGTTTATTACCCAGAGTGGATCTATAATCTTctagaagaaggagaagaccTACGAGTACGTATTGGGGAAGAAGGATCAGGTGCTGGAATTGCAAAGCAACTAGCAATTGTAGGGCTTTGGTGCATTCAATGGCACCCGGTGGATCGTCCATCCATGAAAGTAGTAGTTCAAATGTTAGAAGGAAGAGAGAACTTAACCATGCCGCCTAATCCTTTTGGCTCTACAAATTCTACGAGAACAAATGCAAGTCTGCCAGCCTTAAGACGCTTGAACCTCGAGTTAGATGCAATTGTTGAATTGGAGTTAGACGCTTGA